From the Dama dama isolate Ldn47 chromosome 24, ASM3311817v1, whole genome shotgun sequence genome, one window contains:
- the USP19 gene encoding ubiquitin carboxyl-terminal hydrolase 19 isoform X4, whose product MSGGASATGPRRGPPGLEEATSKKKQKDRANQESKDGDPRRGSAFTPREEQTKEDLGLDWRQSADEVIVKLRVGTGPVRLEEVDAAFTDTDCVLRLPDGRQWGGVFYAEIESSCTKVQARKGGVLQLSLPKKVPLLTWPSLLKPLGTQELVPGLRCQENGQEPSPIALEPGPEPRRAKQEARNQKRAQGRGEVGAGAGPGAQAGPSAKRAVHLRRGPEGEGARDGPGPRGDAPPFLAEPTTQAEAEEQLRVPPLTPQTCLLGSEENLALLTGKKAGAPRSDPVSPTMARSRDPEKDDRSKEEMAVAADAAALVDEPESMVNLAFVKNDSYEKGPDSVVVHVYVKEIRRDSSRVLFREQDFTLIFQTRDGNFLRLHPGCGPHTIFRWQVKLRNLIEPEQCTFCFTASRIDICLRKRQSQRWGGLEAPATRGAVGGAKVAVPTGPSPLDSAPPGGTPHPLMGQEEARAVEKEKPKARSEDTGLDGVAARTPMEHVAPKPEPHLASPKPTCMVPPMPHSPVSGDSVEEEEEEEKKVCLPGFTGLVNLGNTCFMNSVIQSLSNTRELRDFFHDRSFEAEINYNNPLGTGGRLAIGFAVLLRALWKGTHHAFQPSKLKAIVASKASQFTGYAQHDAQEFMAFLLDGLHEDLNRIQNKPYTETVDSDGRPDEVVAEEAWQRHKMRNDSFIVDLFQGQYKSKLVCPVCAKVSITFDPFLYLPVPLPQKQKVLPVFYFAREPHSKPIKFLVSVSKENSSASEVLDSLSQSVHVKPENLRLAEVIKNRFHRVFLPSHSLDTVSPSDTLLCFELLSPELAKERVVVLEVQQRPQVPSIPISKCAACQRKQQSEDEKLKRCTRCYRVGYCNQLCQKTHWPDHKGLCRPENIGYPFLVSVPASRLTYARLAQLLEGYARYSVSVFQPPFQPGRMALESQGPGCTTLLSTSSLEAGDSDRDPIQPPELQLVTPVAEGDTGASRAWASPDRGPVPSTSGISSEMVASGPIEVGALTVGERVSRPEAAVPGYQHPSEALSAHTPQFFIYRIDASNREQRLEDKGDVPLELGDDCSLALVWRNNERLQEFVLVASKELECAEDPGSAGEAARAGHFTLDQCLNLFTRPEVLAPEEAWYCPQCKQHREASKQLLLWRLPNVLIVQLKRFSFRSFIWRDKINDLVEFPVRNLDLGKFCIGQKEEQLPSYDLYAVINHYGGMIGGHYTACARLPNDRSSQRSDVGWRLFDDSTVTTVDESQVVTRYAYVLFYRRRNSPVERPPRAGHSEHHPELGPAAESAASQASRIWQELEAEEEPVPEGPAPLGPWGPQDWVGPPPRGPTTPDEGCLRYFVLGTVAALVALVLNVFYPLVSQSPWR is encoded by the exons ATGTCTGGTGGGGCCAGCGCCACAGGCCCAAGGAGAGGGCCCCCAGGACTGGAGGAGGCCACCAGTAAGAAAAAGCAGAAGGATCGAGCAAACCAGGAGAGCAAGGATGGCGATCCTAGGAGAG GGTCAGCATTCACTCCTCGGGAGGAGCAGACCAAAGAGG ACTTAGGGCTCGATTGGAGGCAGAGTGCTGATGAGGTGATTGTCAAGCTCCGTGTGGGAACAGGTCCCGTGCGGCTGGAGGAAGTTGACGCTGCTTTCACAGACACAGACTGTGTGCTGCGGCTCCCAG ATGGTCGGCAGTGGGGTGGTGTTTTCTACGCTGAAATAGAGAGTTCTTGCACCAAAGTGCAGGCTCGCAAAGGTGGCGTCCTGCAGCTGTCACTGCCCAAGAAGGTGCCTCTGCTTACATGGCCCTCTCTGCTG AAACCTCTAGGGACCCAGGAGTTGGTGCCAGGGCTGCGGTGCCAGGAGAATGGGCAGGAGCCATCTCCCATTGCCCTGGAGCCAGGCCCTGAGCCCCGGCGGGCTAAGCAGGAGGCCCGCAACCAGAAGCGGGCCCAGGGCCGTGGTGAGGTAGGCGCTGGGGCTggtcctggggcccaggcagggcccAGCGCCAAGAGGGCCGTGCATCTCCGCAGAGGGCCGGAGGGGGAAGGGGCCAGAGATGGCCCTGGGCCTCGGGGTGATGCCCCCCCATTCCTGGCTGAGCCGACCACCCAG GCTGAGGCTGAGGAACAGCTCCGTGTACCACCACTGACCCCCCAGACCTGCCTCCTGGGCTCAGAGGAGAATCTAGCACTTTTGACAGGAAAGAAGGCAGGAGCCCCCAGGAGCGACCCAGTGTCCCCTACCATGGCCCGGAGCAGAGACCCTGAGAAGGACGATCGTTCCAAGGAGGAGATGGCAGTGGCCGCAGATGCTGCAGCCTTGGTGGATG AGCCCGAGTCCATGGTGAACCTGGCATTTGTCAAGAATGACTCGTATGAGAAGGGGCCGGACTCAGTGGTGGTGCACGTGTACGTGAAGGAAATCCGCAGGGACAGCTCTCGAGTGCTCTTCCGCGAGCAGGACTTCACGCTTATCTTTCAGACCAG GGATGGAAACTTCCTGAGACTGCACCCGGGCTGTGGGCCCCACACCATCTTCCGTTGGCAGGTGAAGCTCAG GAACCTGATCGAGCCCGAGCAGTGCACCTTTTGCTTCACGGCCTCTCGCATTGACATCTGCCTCCGCAAGCGGCAGAGCCAGCGCTGGGGGGGCCTGGAGGCCCCAGCTACACGAG GTGCAGTGGGTGGTGCAAAGGTTGCCGTGCCGACAGGTCCATCCCCCCTGGATTCAGCCCCACCGGGAGGTACACCCCATCCCTTGATGGGCCAGGAGGAAGCCCGGGCCGTGGAGAAGGAGAAACCCAAGGCTCGATCTGAGGACACAGGCCTTGATGGGGTGGCTGCCCGCACCCCCATGGAGCATGTAGCCCCAAAGCCAGAGCCACACCTGGCGTCG CCCAAGCCCACATGTATGGTGCCTCCAATGCCCCACAGCCCGGTGAGTGGAGACAGtgtggaggaagaggaagaggaagagaagaaggtgTGTCTGCCCGGCTTCACTGGCCTCGTCAACCTAGGCAACACCTGCTTCATGAACAGCGTCATTCAGTCTCTGTCCAACACGCGGGAGCTGCGGGACTTCTTCCATG ACCGCTCCTTCGAGGCCGAGATCAACTACAACAACCCCCTGGGGACTGGTGGACGTCTAGCCATTGGCTTTGCTGTGCTGCTCCGGGCGCTGTGGAAGGGCACCCACCATGCCTTCCAGCCCTCCAAGTTGAAG GCCATCGTGGCGAGCAAGGCCAGCCAGTTCACAGGCTATGCCCAGCATGATGCCCAGGAGTTCATGGCTTTCCTGCTAGATGGGCTGCACGAGGACTTGAACCGCATTCAGAATAAGCCCTACACGGAGACCGTGGACTCAGATGGGCGGCCTGATGAG GTGGTGGCTGAGGAAGCCTGGCAGCGGCACAAGATGAGGAATGACTCTTTCATCGTGGACCTGTTTCAGGGCCAGTACAAATCGAAGCTGGTGTGCCCCGTGTGTGCAAAG GTCTCCATCACTTTTGACCCGTTCCTGTACCTGCCGGTGCCCTTGCCCCAGAAGCAAAAGGTTCTCCCTGTCTTCTATTTCGCCCGGGAGCCCCACAGCAAGCCCATCAAG TTTCTGGTGAGCGTCAGCAAGGAGAACTCCAGTGCAAGCGAAGTGTTGGACTCCCTGTCTCAGAGTGTCCACGTGAAACCTGAGAACCTGCGTCTGGCTGAG GTGATTAAGAATCGCTTCCACCGTGTGTTTCTGCCCTCCCACTCACTGGACACCGTGTCCCCGTCCGACACACTCCTCTGCTTCGAGTTGCTGTCCCCAGAGTTAGCCAAGGAGCGGGTGGTGGTGCTAGAGGTACAGCAG CGCCCCCAGGTGCCCAGCATCCCCATCTCCAAGTGTGCAGCCTGCCAGCGGAAGCAGCAGTCAGAGGACGAGAAGCTGAAGCGCTGTACCCGGTGTTACCGCGTGGGCTACTGCAACCA GCTCTGTCAGAAAACCCACTGGCCTGATCACAAGGGCCTCTGCCGCCCTGAAAACATCGGCTACCCTTTCCTGGTCAGTGTCCCCGCCTCACGCCTCACTTATGCCCGTCTCGCTCAGCTGCTAGAGGGCTATGCCCG GTACTCTGTGAGTGTGTTCCAGCCGCCCTTCCAGCCCGGCCGCATGGCCTTGGAGTCCCAGGGCCCTGGCTGCACCACGCTACTCTCCACTAGctccctggaggctggggacagTGACAGGGACCCCATTCAGCCACCAGAGCTCCAGTTGGTGACCCCTGTGGCTGAGGGGGACACTGGGGCCTCCCGGGCATGGGCATCCCCTGATCGGGGCCCTGTGCCCAGCACCAGCGGCATTTCTTCTGAGATGGTGGCCAGTGGGCCCATTGAAGTTGGCGCCTTGACTGTTGGTGAGAGGGTGTCCCGGCCTGAAG CTGCCGTGCCCGGGTACCAACACCCAAGTGAAGCCCTGAGCGCCCACACTCCCCAGTTCTTCATCTACAGAATTGACGCATCCAACCGAGAGCAGCGGCTAGAGGACAAAG GAGACGTCCCACTGGAGCTGGGGGACGACTGCAGCCTGGCCCTGGTCTGGCGCAACAACGAGCGCCTGCAGGAGTTCGTGTTGGTGGCCTCCAAGGAACTGGAGTGCGCTGAGGACCCTGGGTCTGCGGGCGAAGCTGCCCGCGCCGGCCACTTCACGCTGGACCAGTGCCTCAACCTCTTCACACGGCCGGAGGTGTTGGCACCTGAGGAGGCTTG GTACTGCCCCCAGTGCAAACAGCACCGCGAGGCCTCCAAGCAGCTGCTGCTGTGGCGCCTGCCCAACGTGCTCATCGTGCAGCTCAAGCGCTTCTCCTTCCGCAGCTTCATCTGGCGTGACAAGATCAACGACCTGGTGGAGTTCCCCGTCCG GAACCTGGACCTGGGCAAGTTCTGTATCGGTCAGAAAGAGGAGCAGCTGCCCAGCTACGACCTGTACGCCGTCATCAACCACTACGGGGGCATGATCGGCGGCCACTACACCGCCTGTGCGCGCCTGCCCAATGACCGCAGCAGCCAGCGCAGCGACGTGG GCTGGCGCCTGTTCGACGACAGCACGGTGACAACGGTAGACGAGAGTCAGGTGGTGACGCGTTACGCCTATGTCCTCTTCTACCGCCGGCGGAACTCTCCCGTGGAGAGGCCCCCCCGGGCAGGGCACTCTGAGCACCACCCTGAGCTCGGCCCTGCAGCTGAGTCCGCTGCCAGCCAG GCTTCCCGGATTTGGCAGGAGCTGGAGGCCGAGGAGGAGCCGGTACCCGAGGGGCCTGCGCCTCTGGGTCCCTGGGGGCCCCAAGACTGGGTGGGCCCCCCGCCACGTGGCCCTACCACACCAGACGAGGGCTGTCTCCGATACTTTGTTCTGGGCACCGTGGCAGCTTTGGTGGCCCTTGTGCTCAACGTGTTCTATCCTCTGGTATCCCAGAGCCCCTGGAGATGA
- the USP19 gene encoding ubiquitin carboxyl-terminal hydrolase 19 isoform X6 has product MSGGASATGPRRGPPGLEEATSKKKQKDRANQESKDGDPRRGSAFTPREEQTKEDLGLDWRQSADEVIVKLRVGTGPVRLEEVDAAFTDTDCVLRLPDGRQWGGVFYAEIESSCTKVQARKGGVLQLSLPKKVPLLTWPSLLKPLGTQELVPGLRCQENGQEPSPIALEPGPEPRRAKQEARNQKRAQGRGEVGAGAGPGAQAGPSAKRAVHLRRGPEGEGARDGPGPRGDAPPFLAEPTTQAEAEEQLRVPPLTPQTCLLGSEENLALLTGKKAGAPRSDPVSPTMARSRDPEKDDRSKEEMAVAADAAALVDEPESMVNLAFVKNDSYEKGPDSVVVHVYVKEIRRDSSRVLFREQDFTLIFQTRDGNFLRLHPGCGPHTIFRWQVKLRNLIEPEQCTFCFTASRIDICLRKRQSQRWGGLEAPATRVGGAKVAVPTGPSPLDSAPPGGTPHPLMGQEEARAVEKEKPKARSEDTGLDGVAARTPMEHVAPKPEPHLASPKPTCMVPPMPHSPVSGDSVEEEEEEEKKVCLPGFTGLVNLGNTCFMNSVIQSLSNTRELRDFFHDRSFEAEINYNNPLGTGGRLAIGFAVLLRALWKGTHHAFQPSKLKAIVASKASQFTGYAQHDAQEFMAFLLDGLHEDLNRIQNKPYTETVDSDGRPDEVVAEEAWQRHKMRNDSFIVDLFQGQYKSKLVCPVCAKVSITFDPFLYLPVPLPQKQKVLPVFYFAREPHSKPIKFLVSVSKENSSASEVLDSLSQSVHVKPENLRLAEVIKNRFHRVFLPSHSLDTVSPSDTLLCFELLSPELAKERVVVLEVQQRPQVPSIPISKCAACQRKQQSEDEKLKRCTRCYRVGYCNQLCQKTHWPDHKGLCRPENIGYPFLVSVPASRLTYARLAQLLEGYARYSVSVFQPPFQPGRMALESQGPGCTTLLSTSSLEAGDSDRDPIQPPELQLVTPVAEGDTGASRAWASPDRGPVPSTSGISSEMVASGPIEVGALTVGERVSRPEAAVPGYQHPSEALSAHTPQFFIYRIDASNREQRLEDKGDVPLELGDDCSLALVWRNNERLQEFVLVASKELECAEDPGSAGEAARAGHFTLDQCLNLFTRPEVLAPEEAWYCPQCKQHREASKQLLLWRLPNVLIVQLKRFSFRSFIWRDKINDLVEFPVRNLDLGKFCIGQKEEQLPSYDLYAVINHYGGMIGGHYTACARLPNDRSSQRSDVGWRLFDDSTVTTVDESQVVTRYAYVLFYRRRNSPVERPPRAGHSEHHPELGPAAESAASQASRIWQELEAEEEPVPEGPAPLGPWGPQDWVGPPPRGPTTPDEGCLRYFVLGTVAALVALVLNVFYPLVSQSPWR; this is encoded by the exons ATGTCTGGTGGGGCCAGCGCCACAGGCCCAAGGAGAGGGCCCCCAGGACTGGAGGAGGCCACCAGTAAGAAAAAGCAGAAGGATCGAGCAAACCAGGAGAGCAAGGATGGCGATCCTAGGAGAG GGTCAGCATTCACTCCTCGGGAGGAGCAGACCAAAGAGG ACTTAGGGCTCGATTGGAGGCAGAGTGCTGATGAGGTGATTGTCAAGCTCCGTGTGGGAACAGGTCCCGTGCGGCTGGAGGAAGTTGACGCTGCTTTCACAGACACAGACTGTGTGCTGCGGCTCCCAG ATGGTCGGCAGTGGGGTGGTGTTTTCTACGCTGAAATAGAGAGTTCTTGCACCAAAGTGCAGGCTCGCAAAGGTGGCGTCCTGCAGCTGTCACTGCCCAAGAAGGTGCCTCTGCTTACATGGCCCTCTCTGCTG AAACCTCTAGGGACCCAGGAGTTGGTGCCAGGGCTGCGGTGCCAGGAGAATGGGCAGGAGCCATCTCCCATTGCCCTGGAGCCAGGCCCTGAGCCCCGGCGGGCTAAGCAGGAGGCCCGCAACCAGAAGCGGGCCCAGGGCCGTGGTGAGGTAGGCGCTGGGGCTggtcctggggcccaggcagggcccAGCGCCAAGAGGGCCGTGCATCTCCGCAGAGGGCCGGAGGGGGAAGGGGCCAGAGATGGCCCTGGGCCTCGGGGTGATGCCCCCCCATTCCTGGCTGAGCCGACCACCCAG GCTGAGGCTGAGGAACAGCTCCGTGTACCACCACTGACCCCCCAGACCTGCCTCCTGGGCTCAGAGGAGAATCTAGCACTTTTGACAGGAAAGAAGGCAGGAGCCCCCAGGAGCGACCCAGTGTCCCCTACCATGGCCCGGAGCAGAGACCCTGAGAAGGACGATCGTTCCAAGGAGGAGATGGCAGTGGCCGCAGATGCTGCAGCCTTGGTGGATG AGCCCGAGTCCATGGTGAACCTGGCATTTGTCAAGAATGACTCGTATGAGAAGGGGCCGGACTCAGTGGTGGTGCACGTGTACGTGAAGGAAATCCGCAGGGACAGCTCTCGAGTGCTCTTCCGCGAGCAGGACTTCACGCTTATCTTTCAGACCAG GGATGGAAACTTCCTGAGACTGCACCCGGGCTGTGGGCCCCACACCATCTTCCGTTGGCAGGTGAAGCTCAG GAACCTGATCGAGCCCGAGCAGTGCACCTTTTGCTTCACGGCCTCTCGCATTGACATCTGCCTCCGCAAGCGGCAGAGCCAGCGCTGGGGGGGCCTGGAGGCCCCAGCTACACGAG TGGGTGGTGCAAAGGTTGCCGTGCCGACAGGTCCATCCCCCCTGGATTCAGCCCCACCGGGAGGTACACCCCATCCCTTGATGGGCCAGGAGGAAGCCCGGGCCGTGGAGAAGGAGAAACCCAAGGCTCGATCTGAGGACACAGGCCTTGATGGGGTGGCTGCCCGCACCCCCATGGAGCATGTAGCCCCAAAGCCAGAGCCACACCTGGCGTCG CCCAAGCCCACATGTATGGTGCCTCCAATGCCCCACAGCCCGGTGAGTGGAGACAGtgtggaggaagaggaagaggaagagaagaaggtgTGTCTGCCCGGCTTCACTGGCCTCGTCAACCTAGGCAACACCTGCTTCATGAACAGCGTCATTCAGTCTCTGTCCAACACGCGGGAGCTGCGGGACTTCTTCCATG ACCGCTCCTTCGAGGCCGAGATCAACTACAACAACCCCCTGGGGACTGGTGGACGTCTAGCCATTGGCTTTGCTGTGCTGCTCCGGGCGCTGTGGAAGGGCACCCACCATGCCTTCCAGCCCTCCAAGTTGAAG GCCATCGTGGCGAGCAAGGCCAGCCAGTTCACAGGCTATGCCCAGCATGATGCCCAGGAGTTCATGGCTTTCCTGCTAGATGGGCTGCACGAGGACTTGAACCGCATTCAGAATAAGCCCTACACGGAGACCGTGGACTCAGATGGGCGGCCTGATGAG GTGGTGGCTGAGGAAGCCTGGCAGCGGCACAAGATGAGGAATGACTCTTTCATCGTGGACCTGTTTCAGGGCCAGTACAAATCGAAGCTGGTGTGCCCCGTGTGTGCAAAG GTCTCCATCACTTTTGACCCGTTCCTGTACCTGCCGGTGCCCTTGCCCCAGAAGCAAAAGGTTCTCCCTGTCTTCTATTTCGCCCGGGAGCCCCACAGCAAGCCCATCAAG TTTCTGGTGAGCGTCAGCAAGGAGAACTCCAGTGCAAGCGAAGTGTTGGACTCCCTGTCTCAGAGTGTCCACGTGAAACCTGAGAACCTGCGTCTGGCTGAG GTGATTAAGAATCGCTTCCACCGTGTGTTTCTGCCCTCCCACTCACTGGACACCGTGTCCCCGTCCGACACACTCCTCTGCTTCGAGTTGCTGTCCCCAGAGTTAGCCAAGGAGCGGGTGGTGGTGCTAGAGGTACAGCAG CGCCCCCAGGTGCCCAGCATCCCCATCTCCAAGTGTGCAGCCTGCCAGCGGAAGCAGCAGTCAGAGGACGAGAAGCTGAAGCGCTGTACCCGGTGTTACCGCGTGGGCTACTGCAACCA GCTCTGTCAGAAAACCCACTGGCCTGATCACAAGGGCCTCTGCCGCCCTGAAAACATCGGCTACCCTTTCCTGGTCAGTGTCCCCGCCTCACGCCTCACTTATGCCCGTCTCGCTCAGCTGCTAGAGGGCTATGCCCG GTACTCTGTGAGTGTGTTCCAGCCGCCCTTCCAGCCCGGCCGCATGGCCTTGGAGTCCCAGGGCCCTGGCTGCACCACGCTACTCTCCACTAGctccctggaggctggggacagTGACAGGGACCCCATTCAGCCACCAGAGCTCCAGTTGGTGACCCCTGTGGCTGAGGGGGACACTGGGGCCTCCCGGGCATGGGCATCCCCTGATCGGGGCCCTGTGCCCAGCACCAGCGGCATTTCTTCTGAGATGGTGGCCAGTGGGCCCATTGAAGTTGGCGCCTTGACTGTTGGTGAGAGGGTGTCCCGGCCTGAAG CTGCCGTGCCCGGGTACCAACACCCAAGTGAAGCCCTGAGCGCCCACACTCCCCAGTTCTTCATCTACAGAATTGACGCATCCAACCGAGAGCAGCGGCTAGAGGACAAAG GAGACGTCCCACTGGAGCTGGGGGACGACTGCAGCCTGGCCCTGGTCTGGCGCAACAACGAGCGCCTGCAGGAGTTCGTGTTGGTGGCCTCCAAGGAACTGGAGTGCGCTGAGGACCCTGGGTCTGCGGGCGAAGCTGCCCGCGCCGGCCACTTCACGCTGGACCAGTGCCTCAACCTCTTCACACGGCCGGAGGTGTTGGCACCTGAGGAGGCTTG GTACTGCCCCCAGTGCAAACAGCACCGCGAGGCCTCCAAGCAGCTGCTGCTGTGGCGCCTGCCCAACGTGCTCATCGTGCAGCTCAAGCGCTTCTCCTTCCGCAGCTTCATCTGGCGTGACAAGATCAACGACCTGGTGGAGTTCCCCGTCCG GAACCTGGACCTGGGCAAGTTCTGTATCGGTCAGAAAGAGGAGCAGCTGCCCAGCTACGACCTGTACGCCGTCATCAACCACTACGGGGGCATGATCGGCGGCCACTACACCGCCTGTGCGCGCCTGCCCAATGACCGCAGCAGCCAGCGCAGCGACGTGG GCTGGCGCCTGTTCGACGACAGCACGGTGACAACGGTAGACGAGAGTCAGGTGGTGACGCGTTACGCCTATGTCCTCTTCTACCGCCGGCGGAACTCTCCCGTGGAGAGGCCCCCCCGGGCAGGGCACTCTGAGCACCACCCTGAGCTCGGCCCTGCAGCTGAGTCCGCTGCCAGCCAG GCTTCCCGGATTTGGCAGGAGCTGGAGGCCGAGGAGGAGCCGGTACCCGAGGGGCCTGCGCCTCTGGGTCCCTGGGGGCCCCAAGACTGGGTGGGCCCCCCGCCACGTGGCCCTACCACACCAGACGAGGGCTGTCTCCGATACTTTGTTCTGGGCACCGTGGCAGCTTTGGTGGCCCTTGTGCTCAACGTGTTCTATCCTCTGGTATCCCAGAGCCCCTGGAGATGA